A stretch of the Arvicola amphibius chromosome 8, mArvAmp1.2, whole genome shotgun sequence genome encodes the following:
- the Peg3 gene encoding paternally-expressed gene 3 protein isoform X1 has translation MRQTLTARGDQPAIPEKLKPLGASKINNCEKLSTPLENYKMYHQEDDTNSDTTSDEDMSQSGRETPPPGPSHSLSSEQDQERRGRSRDVEPRERWPYTRNPRNRLPQRDLSLPVMSRPHFGLERDDERRSMDYESRSQDAESYHNVVELKEDKKPQNPIQDNLENYRKLLSLGVQLAEDDRHSHMTQGHSSRSKRSAYPSTSRGLKPMPEAKKPAHRRGICEDESSHGVIMEKFIKDVSRNSRSGRARELNERPPPPPRFPRPSDNWKDASSNKRESVIQERASEGSAFRGGFRVNAELLSRSRALERKRRYHFDSEEKGSGHENKSCVRKKPFECGSEMRQALNMGNLSCPPVPESPTINLPADPYVCDECGRSFSVISEFVEHQIMHTRENLYEYGESFIHSAAVHEVQKGQGRGKRFECKECGETFSRSAALAQHRQIHAREYLAARKERKDQEDEDTIMPSPTFSELQKMYGKDKFYECKVCKETFLHSSALIEHQKTHGRGKSGDNRENERERERERMRARAREQRERERERERELEHGEPFLTCPNFGECQKMYRKDRVYECKVCGESFLHVVSLKMHQKIHARGNPFVKKSRMCEETFVPSQSLRRHQKTYRENLFDFNNARDALMESSDASDHQKIRSRKNFFESRAKPFTESQKSHTITRPPGNKDDDKPFTISTNPNNKLKFLTMANACQGKACERSVIHGFCPVEAQKSRGALVFTKPRPVKSVTESSTQTTGDFSLPNSFSRGSIFERKEYKGSVIHSLPAPRPLKRHRVNDQIERDEVGESSIYISDLNNKRRKLLTGEDTYEGSNSSKRRDFLLPRVPRAGPPILSGEPRESNQDVTFSVPLASVREHQKARAKKKYLEPRSNETSVIHSLPFGDLQTIRRRAKFFECQECGEAFTRRSELIEHQKIHDRERPSGSRHYERSVIRSLAPSDPQTSYAQERFIQEQVRKFREFGQRSATSSNLSVQKIYAQQKYYAEEPHAKETHVLKIHDKEPHGQEPHGQEPQDKQPLDQEMCSEEPHGDKPHGQEPHGQEPHDKEPLDQEMSSEELQGSEPHGQEKTEDTTIQASTSDEHQKDNASDMIYECQDCGLGFTDLTDLTSHQDVHSRKALVDSREYAHSEVHVHSVSEFEKKYSGEKLYECPKCGESFIHSSLLFEHQRVHEQDQLYSMKACDDGFIAVLPVRPRRNCASERNPAVAGSAIRCRQCGQGFIHSSALNEHMRHHRDEEALEQNELNDEIFTQGLALTEYQGSETEEKRFECTICGECFFTAKQLGDHHTKVHKDEPYEYGPSYTHASFLTEPLRKHIPLYECKDCGQPFLDNTVITERLVFHPEREGGSDIAAATAQEVEANVLIPQEVLRIQGSNAEAAEPEVEAAEPEVEAAEPEVEAAEPNGEAEGPDGEAAEPDGEAEQPNGEAEQPNGDADEPDGAGIEDPEERVDVPEENVEEPEGDADEPDGADIEDPEEEEDQEIEVEEPYYNCHECTETFASSAAFGEHLKSHASVIIFEPANALGECSGYIERASASTSASGAEQADDKYFKCDVCGQLFHDRLSLARHQNSHTG, from the exons GATGCTGAGTCATACCACAATGTCGTGGAACTCAAAGAGGACAAGAAGCCTCAGAATCCAATTCAGGACAATCTGGAGAACTACCGAAAACTGCTCTCACTGG GAGTACAGCTTGCCGAAGATGACCGACACTCTCACATGACACAAGGCCACTCATCCAGGTCCAAGAGAAGTGCCTACCCAAGCACCAGTCGAG GTCTGAAACCCATGCCCGAAGCCAAAAAGCCAGCCCACCGACGGGGAATCTGTGAGGATGAATCTTCTCATGGCGTGATAATGGAAAAATTCATCAAGGATGTGTCCCGCAACTCCAGATCCGGAAGAGCCAGGGAGCTGAACGagcgtcctcctcctcctccgaggTTCCCCAGGCCCAGCGACAACTGGAAGGACGCTTCATCAAACAAAAGAGAGTCGGTGATCCAGGAGAGGGCTTCTGAGGGGAGCGCGTTCAGGGGAGGCTTTAGGGTCAATGCTGAACTGCTTTCCAGAAGCCGAGCTCTGGAAAGGAAGAGGCGTTATCACTTTGATTCTGAGGAGAAGGGTTCAGGTCACGAAAATAAGAGCTGTGTGAGGAAGAAGCCTTTTGAGTGTGGTAGTGAGATGCGACAGGCTCTGAACATGGGTAACCTAAGCTGCCCTCCTGTCCCTGAGTCCCCCACAATCAATTTGCCCGCAGACCCATATGTGTGCGATGAGTGTGGGAGGTCGTTCAGTGTCATCTCTGAGTTTGTCGAGCACCAGATCATGCACACGAGGGAGAACCTCTACGAGTACGGAGAATCCTTCATCCACAGTGCAGCTGTCCATGAGGTACAGAAAGGTCAGGGTAGGGGCAAGCGCTTTGAGTGTAAGGAGTGCGGGGAAACCTTCAGTAGGAGCGCCGCCCTGGCCCAGCACCGCCAGATTCATGCTAGAGAGTACCTAGCAGCGCGTAAAGAGCGTAAAGATCAGGAGGATGAGGACACCATCATGCCTAGCCCGACCTTCAGCGAGCTGCAGAAGATGTATGGCAAAGACAAGTTCTATGAGTGCAAGGTGTGCAAGGAGACCTTCCTGCACAGCTCCGCCCTGATCGAGCACCAGAAAACCCACGGCAGAGGCAAATCCGGAGACAACAGAGAGAATGAGCGTGAACGCGAACGGGAGCGCATGCGTGCACGTGCACGGGAGCAACGTGAACGTGAGCGTGAACGCGAACGCGAACTTGAGCATGGAGAACCCTTTCTGACCTGTCCAAACTTCGGTGAGTGTCAGAAAATGTACAGGAAAGACAGGGTCTATGAGTGCAAGGTGTGTGGGGAGAGCTTCCTTCACGTGGTATCCCTGAAGATGCATCAGAAGATCCATGCTAGAGGAAACCCATTTGTAAAAAAGAGCAGGATGTGCGAGGAGACCTTTGTCCCTAGTCAGTCCCTCAGAAGGCACCAGAAAACTTACAGGGAGAACCTGTTTGACTTTAACAACGCCAGAGATGCATTGATGGAAAGCTCAGACGCCAGTGACCACCAGAAAATTCGTTCTCGGAAGAATTTCTTTGAGAGCAGGGCGAAACCCTTTACTGAGTCTCAGAAGAGTCATACCATAACAAGACCACCTGGAAACAAAGACGATGACAAACCATTCACCATCAGCACCAACCCCAACAACAAGCTGAAATTCCTTACCATGGCGAATGCCTGCCAGGGGAAAGCCTGTGAGAGGTCTGTCATTCATGGCTTCTGCCCTGTAGAGGCTCAGAAGAGTCGTGGTGCACTGGTATTCACCAAACCAAGACCAGTGAAATCAGTGACAGAATCGAGCACCCAGACCACAGGTGACTTTAGCCTCCCCAACTCCTTCTCTAGAGGGAGCATCTTTGAAAGAAAGGAATACAAGGGATCCGTCATCCACAGCCTGCCCGCTCCTCGACCTCTGAAACGCCATAGAGTAAATGACCAGATTGAACGTGATGAAGTGGGAGAGTCGTCCATTTATATCTCAGATCTTAACAACAAGCGACGGAAGCTTCTTACTGGAGAAGACACTTACGAAGGAAGTAACAGCAGCAAGCGCAGAGATTTCCTCCTCCCGCGTGTGCCTCGTGCTGGGCCTCCAATTCTCTCTGGAGAGCCCCGTGAATCTAATCAAGACGTCACATTTTCAGTTCCCCTTGCAAGTGTTCGTGAACACCAGAAAGCTCGTGCCAAGAAGAAATACCTTGAGCCCAGGAGCAACGAGACCTCTGTAATCCACTCCCTACCTTTCGGAGACCTGCAAACAATCCGCCGTAGAGCCAAGTTCTTTGAGTGTCAGGAGTGCGGGGAGGCCTTCACTCGGAGGTCTGAGCTTATTGAACACCAGAAGATTCATGACAGAGAAAGACCCTCTGGAAGTCGACATTATGAGAGGTCTGTCATCCGCAGCCTGGCCCCTAGCGACCCGCAGACCAGTTATGCCCAAGAACGTTTCATTCAAGAGCAAGTGCGGAAATTCAGAGAGTTTGGACAGCGCTCTGCTACCAGCAGCAACCTCAGTGTACAGAAAATCTATGCCCAACAGAAGTATTATGCCGAGGAGCCCCATGCTAAAGAAACGCATGTTCTGAAGATTCATGACAAAGAGCCCCATGGCCAGGAGCCCCATGGCCAGGAGCCGCAAGACAAGCAACCGCTCGATCAGGAGATGTGCAGTGAAGAGCCCCATGGTGATAAGCCCCATGGCCAGGAGCCACATGGCCAGGAGCCCCATGACAAAGAACCCCTGGATCAGGAGATGAGCAGCGAAGAGCTCCAGGGCAGTGAGCCCCATGGCCAGGAGAAAACTGAAGACACTACCATTCAGGCCTCCACTTCTGATGAGCACCAGAAAGATAACGCCAGTGACATGATCTATGAATGCCAGGACTGTGGGCTGGGCTTTACCGACCTCACAGACCTCACAAGCCACCAGGATGTCCACAGCAGAAAGGCTCTGGTTGACAGTCGCGAATACGCACACTCTGAAGTTCATGTCCACTCAGTCAGCGAATTTGAGAAAAAGTACTCTGGAGAGAAGCTGTACGAGTGCCCCAAATGCGGGGAGTCCTTCATTCACAGCTCATTGCTTTTTGAACACCAGCGAGTCCACGAACAAGACCAGCTGTATTCTATGAAGGCCTGCGACGACGGCTTCATCGCTGTCTTGCCTGTGAGGCCAAGGAGGAATTGTGCTTCGGAGAGAAATCCTGCTGTTGCGGGGTCAGCCATTCGATGCCGCCAGTGTGGACAAGGCTTCATTCACAGTTCTGCCCTCAATGAGCACATGAGACACCACCGGGATGAGGAAGCACTAGAGCAGAATGAGTTGAACGATGAGATTTTCACTCAAGGCCTAGCCCTCACGGAGTACCAGGGAAGCGAAACCGAAGAGAAGCGTTTTGAGTGCACGATCTGTGGGGAATGCTTCTTCACTGCCAAACAGCTCGGAGACCACCACACCAAAGTTCATAAGGACGAGCCTTACGAGTACGGGCCCTCCTACACCCATGCCTCCTTTCTCACCGAGCCCCTCAGGAAACACATCCCACTGTACGAATGCAAAGATTGTGGGCAGCCCTTCCTAGACAACACAGTCATCACCGAGCGGCTGGTGTTCCATCCTGAGCGAGAAGGGGGTTCAGACATAGCAGCTGCCACTGCTCAAGAGGTCGAAGCCAATGTCCTCATTCCACAGGAAGTACTGAGGATCCAGGGCTCAAATGCAGAAGCTGCTGAGCCCGAAGTCGAGGCCGCGGAGCCAGAAGTGGAGGCTGCAGAGCCTGAGGTGGAGGCTGCAGAGCCTAATGGAGAGGCTGAAGGGCCAGACGGAGAAGCTGCTGAGCCAGACGGAGAGGCTGAGCAGCCCAATGGAGAGGCAGAGCAGCCAAACGGTGATGCCGATGAGCCAGATGGAGCCGGGATCGAAGACCCGGAAGAGAGAGTTGACGTGCCAGAGGAAAATGTTGAAGAGCCAGAGGGAGATGCAGATGAGCCCGACGGGGCAGACATCGAAGacccagaagaggaagaagatcaAGAGATTGAGGTTGAAGAACCGTACTACAACTGCCACGAGTGCACAGAAACCTTCGCTTCCAGCGCAGCCTTTGGCGAGCATCTGAAAAGCCATGCCAGCGTGATCATCTTCGAGCCTGCCAATGCTCTCGGAGAGTGTTCCGGCTACATTGAACGTGCCAGCGCCAGCACCAGCGCGAGTGGTGCCGAGCAGGCCGATGACAAGTACTTCAAATGCGATGTCTGCGGGCAGCTCTTCCACGACCGCCTCTCCCTTGCCAGACACCAGAATTCTCACACTGGTTGA
- the Peg3 gene encoding paternally-expressed gene 3 protein isoform X2, whose translation MYHQEDDTNSDTTSDEDMSQSGRETPPPGPSHSLSSEQDQERRGRSRDVEPRERWPYTRNPRNRLPQRDLSLPVMSRPHFGLERDDERRSMDYESRSQDAESYHNVVELKEDKKPQNPIQDNLENYRKLLSLGVQLAEDDRHSHMTQGHSSRSKRSAYPSTSRGLKPMPEAKKPAHRRGICEDESSHGVIMEKFIKDVSRNSRSGRARELNERPPPPPRFPRPSDNWKDASSNKRESVIQERASEGSAFRGGFRVNAELLSRSRALERKRRYHFDSEEKGSGHENKSCVRKKPFECGSEMRQALNMGNLSCPPVPESPTINLPADPYVCDECGRSFSVISEFVEHQIMHTRENLYEYGESFIHSAAVHEVQKGQGRGKRFECKECGETFSRSAALAQHRQIHAREYLAARKERKDQEDEDTIMPSPTFSELQKMYGKDKFYECKVCKETFLHSSALIEHQKTHGRGKSGDNRENERERERERMRARAREQRERERERERELEHGEPFLTCPNFGECQKMYRKDRVYECKVCGESFLHVVSLKMHQKIHARGNPFVKKSRMCEETFVPSQSLRRHQKTYRENLFDFNNARDALMESSDASDHQKIRSRKNFFESRAKPFTESQKSHTITRPPGNKDDDKPFTISTNPNNKLKFLTMANACQGKACERSVIHGFCPVEAQKSRGALVFTKPRPVKSVTESSTQTTGDFSLPNSFSRGSIFERKEYKGSVIHSLPAPRPLKRHRVNDQIERDEVGESSIYISDLNNKRRKLLTGEDTYEGSNSSKRRDFLLPRVPRAGPPILSGEPRESNQDVTFSVPLASVREHQKARAKKKYLEPRSNETSVIHSLPFGDLQTIRRRAKFFECQECGEAFTRRSELIEHQKIHDRERPSGSRHYERSVIRSLAPSDPQTSYAQERFIQEQVRKFREFGQRSATSSNLSVQKIYAQQKYYAEEPHAKETHVLKIHDKEPHGQEPHGQEPQDKQPLDQEMCSEEPHGDKPHGQEPHGQEPHDKEPLDQEMSSEELQGSEPHGQEKTEDTTIQASTSDEHQKDNASDMIYECQDCGLGFTDLTDLTSHQDVHSRKALVDSREYAHSEVHVHSVSEFEKKYSGEKLYECPKCGESFIHSSLLFEHQRVHEQDQLYSMKACDDGFIAVLPVRPRRNCASERNPAVAGSAIRCRQCGQGFIHSSALNEHMRHHRDEEALEQNELNDEIFTQGLALTEYQGSETEEKRFECTICGECFFTAKQLGDHHTKVHKDEPYEYGPSYTHASFLTEPLRKHIPLYECKDCGQPFLDNTVITERLVFHPEREGGSDIAAATAQEVEANVLIPQEVLRIQGSNAEAAEPEVEAAEPEVEAAEPEVEAAEPNGEAEGPDGEAAEPDGEAEQPNGEAEQPNGDADEPDGAGIEDPEERVDVPEENVEEPEGDADEPDGADIEDPEEEEDQEIEVEEPYYNCHECTETFASSAAFGEHLKSHASVIIFEPANALGECSGYIERASASTSASGAEQADDKYFKCDVCGQLFHDRLSLARHQNSHTG comes from the exons GATGCTGAGTCATACCACAATGTCGTGGAACTCAAAGAGGACAAGAAGCCTCAGAATCCAATTCAGGACAATCTGGAGAACTACCGAAAACTGCTCTCACTGG GAGTACAGCTTGCCGAAGATGACCGACACTCTCACATGACACAAGGCCACTCATCCAGGTCCAAGAGAAGTGCCTACCCAAGCACCAGTCGAG GTCTGAAACCCATGCCCGAAGCCAAAAAGCCAGCCCACCGACGGGGAATCTGTGAGGATGAATCTTCTCATGGCGTGATAATGGAAAAATTCATCAAGGATGTGTCCCGCAACTCCAGATCCGGAAGAGCCAGGGAGCTGAACGagcgtcctcctcctcctccgaggTTCCCCAGGCCCAGCGACAACTGGAAGGACGCTTCATCAAACAAAAGAGAGTCGGTGATCCAGGAGAGGGCTTCTGAGGGGAGCGCGTTCAGGGGAGGCTTTAGGGTCAATGCTGAACTGCTTTCCAGAAGCCGAGCTCTGGAAAGGAAGAGGCGTTATCACTTTGATTCTGAGGAGAAGGGTTCAGGTCACGAAAATAAGAGCTGTGTGAGGAAGAAGCCTTTTGAGTGTGGTAGTGAGATGCGACAGGCTCTGAACATGGGTAACCTAAGCTGCCCTCCTGTCCCTGAGTCCCCCACAATCAATTTGCCCGCAGACCCATATGTGTGCGATGAGTGTGGGAGGTCGTTCAGTGTCATCTCTGAGTTTGTCGAGCACCAGATCATGCACACGAGGGAGAACCTCTACGAGTACGGAGAATCCTTCATCCACAGTGCAGCTGTCCATGAGGTACAGAAAGGTCAGGGTAGGGGCAAGCGCTTTGAGTGTAAGGAGTGCGGGGAAACCTTCAGTAGGAGCGCCGCCCTGGCCCAGCACCGCCAGATTCATGCTAGAGAGTACCTAGCAGCGCGTAAAGAGCGTAAAGATCAGGAGGATGAGGACACCATCATGCCTAGCCCGACCTTCAGCGAGCTGCAGAAGATGTATGGCAAAGACAAGTTCTATGAGTGCAAGGTGTGCAAGGAGACCTTCCTGCACAGCTCCGCCCTGATCGAGCACCAGAAAACCCACGGCAGAGGCAAATCCGGAGACAACAGAGAGAATGAGCGTGAACGCGAACGGGAGCGCATGCGTGCACGTGCACGGGAGCAACGTGAACGTGAGCGTGAACGCGAACGCGAACTTGAGCATGGAGAACCCTTTCTGACCTGTCCAAACTTCGGTGAGTGTCAGAAAATGTACAGGAAAGACAGGGTCTATGAGTGCAAGGTGTGTGGGGAGAGCTTCCTTCACGTGGTATCCCTGAAGATGCATCAGAAGATCCATGCTAGAGGAAACCCATTTGTAAAAAAGAGCAGGATGTGCGAGGAGACCTTTGTCCCTAGTCAGTCCCTCAGAAGGCACCAGAAAACTTACAGGGAGAACCTGTTTGACTTTAACAACGCCAGAGATGCATTGATGGAAAGCTCAGACGCCAGTGACCACCAGAAAATTCGTTCTCGGAAGAATTTCTTTGAGAGCAGGGCGAAACCCTTTACTGAGTCTCAGAAGAGTCATACCATAACAAGACCACCTGGAAACAAAGACGATGACAAACCATTCACCATCAGCACCAACCCCAACAACAAGCTGAAATTCCTTACCATGGCGAATGCCTGCCAGGGGAAAGCCTGTGAGAGGTCTGTCATTCATGGCTTCTGCCCTGTAGAGGCTCAGAAGAGTCGTGGTGCACTGGTATTCACCAAACCAAGACCAGTGAAATCAGTGACAGAATCGAGCACCCAGACCACAGGTGACTTTAGCCTCCCCAACTCCTTCTCTAGAGGGAGCATCTTTGAAAGAAAGGAATACAAGGGATCCGTCATCCACAGCCTGCCCGCTCCTCGACCTCTGAAACGCCATAGAGTAAATGACCAGATTGAACGTGATGAAGTGGGAGAGTCGTCCATTTATATCTCAGATCTTAACAACAAGCGACGGAAGCTTCTTACTGGAGAAGACACTTACGAAGGAAGTAACAGCAGCAAGCGCAGAGATTTCCTCCTCCCGCGTGTGCCTCGTGCTGGGCCTCCAATTCTCTCTGGAGAGCCCCGTGAATCTAATCAAGACGTCACATTTTCAGTTCCCCTTGCAAGTGTTCGTGAACACCAGAAAGCTCGTGCCAAGAAGAAATACCTTGAGCCCAGGAGCAACGAGACCTCTGTAATCCACTCCCTACCTTTCGGAGACCTGCAAACAATCCGCCGTAGAGCCAAGTTCTTTGAGTGTCAGGAGTGCGGGGAGGCCTTCACTCGGAGGTCTGAGCTTATTGAACACCAGAAGATTCATGACAGAGAAAGACCCTCTGGAAGTCGACATTATGAGAGGTCTGTCATCCGCAGCCTGGCCCCTAGCGACCCGCAGACCAGTTATGCCCAAGAACGTTTCATTCAAGAGCAAGTGCGGAAATTCAGAGAGTTTGGACAGCGCTCTGCTACCAGCAGCAACCTCAGTGTACAGAAAATCTATGCCCAACAGAAGTATTATGCCGAGGAGCCCCATGCTAAAGAAACGCATGTTCTGAAGATTCATGACAAAGAGCCCCATGGCCAGGAGCCCCATGGCCAGGAGCCGCAAGACAAGCAACCGCTCGATCAGGAGATGTGCAGTGAAGAGCCCCATGGTGATAAGCCCCATGGCCAGGAGCCACATGGCCAGGAGCCCCATGACAAAGAACCCCTGGATCAGGAGATGAGCAGCGAAGAGCTCCAGGGCAGTGAGCCCCATGGCCAGGAGAAAACTGAAGACACTACCATTCAGGCCTCCACTTCTGATGAGCACCAGAAAGATAACGCCAGTGACATGATCTATGAATGCCAGGACTGTGGGCTGGGCTTTACCGACCTCACAGACCTCACAAGCCACCAGGATGTCCACAGCAGAAAGGCTCTGGTTGACAGTCGCGAATACGCACACTCTGAAGTTCATGTCCACTCAGTCAGCGAATTTGAGAAAAAGTACTCTGGAGAGAAGCTGTACGAGTGCCCCAAATGCGGGGAGTCCTTCATTCACAGCTCATTGCTTTTTGAACACCAGCGAGTCCACGAACAAGACCAGCTGTATTCTATGAAGGCCTGCGACGACGGCTTCATCGCTGTCTTGCCTGTGAGGCCAAGGAGGAATTGTGCTTCGGAGAGAAATCCTGCTGTTGCGGGGTCAGCCATTCGATGCCGCCAGTGTGGACAAGGCTTCATTCACAGTTCTGCCCTCAATGAGCACATGAGACACCACCGGGATGAGGAAGCACTAGAGCAGAATGAGTTGAACGATGAGATTTTCACTCAAGGCCTAGCCCTCACGGAGTACCAGGGAAGCGAAACCGAAGAGAAGCGTTTTGAGTGCACGATCTGTGGGGAATGCTTCTTCACTGCCAAACAGCTCGGAGACCACCACACCAAAGTTCATAAGGACGAGCCTTACGAGTACGGGCCCTCCTACACCCATGCCTCCTTTCTCACCGAGCCCCTCAGGAAACACATCCCACTGTACGAATGCAAAGATTGTGGGCAGCCCTTCCTAGACAACACAGTCATCACCGAGCGGCTGGTGTTCCATCCTGAGCGAGAAGGGGGTTCAGACATAGCAGCTGCCACTGCTCAAGAGGTCGAAGCCAATGTCCTCATTCCACAGGAAGTACTGAGGATCCAGGGCTCAAATGCAGAAGCTGCTGAGCCCGAAGTCGAGGCCGCGGAGCCAGAAGTGGAGGCTGCAGAGCCTGAGGTGGAGGCTGCAGAGCCTAATGGAGAGGCTGAAGGGCCAGACGGAGAAGCTGCTGAGCCAGACGGAGAGGCTGAGCAGCCCAATGGAGAGGCAGAGCAGCCAAACGGTGATGCCGATGAGCCAGATGGAGCCGGGATCGAAGACCCGGAAGAGAGAGTTGACGTGCCAGAGGAAAATGTTGAAGAGCCAGAGGGAGATGCAGATGAGCCCGACGGGGCAGACATCGAAGacccagaagaggaagaagatcaAGAGATTGAGGTTGAAGAACCGTACTACAACTGCCACGAGTGCACAGAAACCTTCGCTTCCAGCGCAGCCTTTGGCGAGCATCTGAAAAGCCATGCCAGCGTGATCATCTTCGAGCCTGCCAATGCTCTCGGAGAGTGTTCCGGCTACATTGAACGTGCCAGCGCCAGCACCAGCGCGAGTGGTGCCGAGCAGGCCGATGACAAGTACTTCAAATGCGATGTCTGCGGGCAGCTCTTCCACGACCGCCTCTCCCTTGCCAGACACCAGAATTCTCACACTGGTTGA